A stretch of the Streptomyces sp. NBC_01428 genome encodes the following:
- a CDS encoding bifunctional DNA primase/polymerase: MSSTRNPASSTPHSPGTPLPEWRDASGVTSEGAAWLASAGTYPRSMLALWAERPDAPVVLPCGSAFDVVSAPSLFGRRMLDRLWDDGPGSGPVAAYRGRMLLFAAPGTAQRLPSLMRWEEWGSEGRDSAGHGAAGGHVGRCREVPPLLCHGSGDAVTVPALAAPGVTADPGRHDARWLVAPDTRQPWLPGPEILLWAAVRAARAAVSAAVRISIFPRADQDAKVYDVSRRR; this comes from the coding sequence ATGAGCAGCACACGGAACCCGGCCAGCAGCACCCCGCACAGCCCCGGAACGCCGTTGCCCGAGTGGCGGGACGCCTCGGGGGTCACCTCCGAGGGAGCCGCCTGGCTCGCCTCGGCAGGAACGTATCCGCGAAGCATGCTCGCCCTCTGGGCGGAGCGGCCGGACGCGCCGGTCGTGCTGCCGTGCGGCAGCGCCTTCGACGTCGTCAGCGCACCGTCGCTCTTCGGCCGCCGCATGCTCGACCGGCTCTGGGACGACGGCCCGGGCTCGGGCCCGGTGGCCGCGTACCGCGGGCGGATGCTGCTGTTCGCCGCGCCCGGCACCGCCCAGCGACTGCCGTCCCTGATGCGCTGGGAGGAGTGGGGATCCGAGGGGCGGGACTCCGCGGGGCACGGAGCCGCGGGCGGGCACGTGGGCCGCTGCCGCGAGGTGCCGCCCCTGCTCTGTCACGGCAGCGGGGACGCGGTGACCGTTCCGGCGCTCGCCGCGCCCGGGGTCACGGCGGACCCCGGCCGGCACGACGCGCGCTGGCTGGTCGCCCCCGACACCCGTCAGCCATGGCTCCCCGGACCCGAGATCCTGCTCTGGGCGGCCGTCCGGGCGGCCCGTGCGGCGGTGTCGGCGGCGGTGCGGATATCGATTTTTCCTCGCGCGGATCAGGATGCTAAGGTCTACGACGTCAGCAGGCGCCGCTAG
- a CDS encoding AAA domain-containing protein, which yields MTAVFDPGAEAARATDAILRDTLHGTDRGVVVDSPPGAGKSTLVVRAALELAAAGRPLMVIAQTNAQVDDLVLRIAEKAPDVPVGRLHSSDSDPYDKALDGLDQVRKSTKAADLAGLDVVISTAAKWAHVKGVEPWRHAIVDEAYQMRSDALLAVAGLFERALFVGDPGQLDPFAIVGSEQWAGLSYDPSASAVTTLLAHNPHLPQHRLPVSWRLPASAAPLVSDAFYPYTPFRSGTGHADRRLNFGVPSDGSGTDRVIDEAAESGWGLLQLPARHTPRTDPEAVRAVAEVVRRLLDRGGAATSERAPDPVPLTADRIAVGTAHRDQAAAVRAALSGLGVTDVTVDTANRLQGREFDVTVVLHPLSGRPDATAFHLETGRLCVLASRHRHACIVVCREGVGDLLDDHPSTEPVQLGVTVKFPDGWEANHSVLSHLEEHRVAWRP from the coding sequence GTGACCGCCGTCTTCGACCCGGGTGCAGAGGCCGCCCGCGCCACCGACGCGATCCTGCGCGACACCCTGCACGGCACCGACCGCGGCGTCGTCGTCGACTCGCCTCCCGGCGCCGGGAAGTCGACGCTCGTGGTCCGCGCGGCTCTCGAACTGGCCGCGGCCGGGCGCCCGTTGATGGTCATCGCGCAGACCAACGCCCAGGTCGACGACCTGGTGCTGCGGATCGCCGAGAAGGCCCCCGACGTGCCGGTGGGGCGGCTGCACAGCAGTGACTCCGACCCGTACGACAAGGCGCTCGACGGCCTGGACCAGGTCCGCAAGTCGACGAAGGCGGCCGACCTGGCGGGCCTGGACGTCGTCATCTCCACCGCGGCGAAGTGGGCCCACGTCAAGGGGGTCGAGCCCTGGCGGCACGCCATCGTGGACGAGGCGTACCAGATGCGCTCGGACGCGCTGCTCGCCGTCGCGGGACTCTTCGAGCGGGCGCTGTTCGTCGGTGACCCCGGCCAGTTGGACCCGTTCGCCATCGTCGGCTCGGAGCAGTGGGCCGGCCTGTCGTACGACCCGTCCGCGTCCGCGGTGACGACGCTGCTCGCCCACAATCCGCACCTGCCGCAGCACCGGCTGCCGGTGTCCTGGCGGCTGCCCGCGTCGGCGGCCCCGCTCGTCTCGGACGCCTTCTATCCGTACACGCCGTTCCGCAGCGGCACCGGTCACGCCGACCGGCGGCTGAACTTCGGTGTCCCGTCGGACGGTTCGGGGACCGACCGGGTCATCGACGAGGCGGCGGAGTCCGGTTGGGGTCTGCTCCAGCTCCCCGCCCGGCACACTCCGCGCACGGACCCGGAGGCCGTACGGGCGGTGGCCGAGGTCGTCCGGCGGCTGCTCGACCGGGGCGGCGCGGCCACCTCGGAGCGGGCGCCGGATCCGGTGCCGCTGACCGCCGACCGGATCGCGGTCGGCACCGCGCACCGGGACCAGGCCGCGGCCGTGCGCGCGGCGCTGTCGGGCCTCGGCGTCACGGACGTCACCGTCGACACGGCGAACCGGCTCCAGGGGCGGGAGTTCGACGTCACGGTCGTCCTGCACCCGCTGTCGGGACGGCCCGACGCCACGGCGTTCCATCTGGAGACCGGGCGGCTGTGCGTGCTCGCCTCCCGGCACCGGCACGCCTGCATCGTGGTGTGCCGCGAGGGCGTGGGCGACCTGCTGGACGACCACCCCTCGACCGAGCCGGTCCAGCTGGGCGTCACGGTGAAGTTCCCGGACGGTTGGGAGGCCAACCACTCCGTGTTGTCCCATCTGGAGGAACATCGGGTGGCGTGGCGCCCCTGA
- a CDS encoding phosphatase PAP2 family protein, which produces MPQTDAPRTEAAPRARLRRWTELRRSAAAQGRLRWWTELPLIVLVYACYSAGRLLARGDTAGAVDHGLQILRIEKVLRLNAEHPLNRLFTREAWLGVPADFWYASLHYLVTPAILVWLFRSRAVRYRAARTWLMTSTFIGLIGFTLLPTCPPRLLSPGHGFVDTMAQYSDYGWWGGEASAPRGMGGMTNQYAAMPSLHVGWALWCGVMLWRHGRTPAAKVAGVVYPLFTTIVVMGTANHYFLDAVAGAAVMGVGLLLTPFVMRTANRLWSLFEGRVPWVAGVARGEGSAIVSAGCQTSPGERIPRQRESRSGPGAEPGASPADAGDGAAAAAR; this is translated from the coding sequence ATGCCGCAGACCGATGCACCGCGTACGGAGGCGGCACCACGCGCCCGGCTGCGCCGGTGGACCGAGCTGCGCAGGTCCGCGGCCGCGCAGGGCCGGCTCCGCTGGTGGACCGAGCTCCCGCTGATAGTCCTCGTGTACGCGTGCTACTCGGCGGGCCGGCTGCTCGCCCGGGGCGACACGGCCGGCGCGGTCGACCACGGCCTGCAGATCCTGCGGATCGAGAAGGTCCTCCGCCTCAACGCCGAGCACCCGCTGAACCGGCTGTTCACGCGCGAGGCCTGGCTGGGCGTGCCCGCCGACTTCTGGTACGCGTCACTGCACTACCTGGTGACGCCCGCCATCCTCGTCTGGCTGTTCCGCTCCCGGGCCGTCCGCTACCGCGCGGCCCGCACCTGGCTGATGACCTCCACGTTCATCGGCCTCATCGGCTTCACGCTGCTGCCGACGTGCCCGCCCCGCCTGCTGTCGCCGGGGCACGGCTTCGTCGACACCATGGCCCAGTACAGCGACTACGGCTGGTGGGGCGGCGAGGCGAGCGCCCCGCGCGGCATGGGCGGGATGACGAACCAGTACGCGGCGATGCCGAGCCTGCACGTGGGCTGGGCGCTGTGGTGCGGCGTGATGCTGTGGCGCCACGGCCGTACGCCCGCCGCGAAGGTCGCCGGTGTCGTCTATCCGCTGTTCACCACGATCGTCGTGATGGGCACCGCCAACCACTACTTCCTGGACGCCGTCGCGGGCGCCGCCGTGATGGGCGTCGGCCTGCTGCTGACCCCGTTCGTGATGCGCACGGCGAACCGCCTGTGGTCGCTCTTCGAGGGCCGTGTCCCGTGGGTCGCGGGTGTCGCGCGGGGCGAGGGTTCCGCGATTGTCAGTGCGGGGTGCCAGACTTCCCCGGGTGAACGCATCCCCCGACAGCGCGAGTCCCGATCCGGACCGGGAGCCGAGCCGGGTGCCTCTCCCGCGGACGCGGGGGACGGCGCTGCGGCAGCAGCTCGCTGA
- a CDS encoding histidine phosphatase family protein has product MAPRILLARHGQTEWSLSGKHTGRTDIPLLDEGRRGAKLLGERLHRPPLDGLRGVEVRTSPLVRARETCELAGFGDRADTWDALMEWDYGAYEGMTPAEIQAVRPGWFIWRDGVPGGETLEQVTARADEVVSWARSADRDVLVFAHGHILRSIGARWLGLPLDFAARVRLNPTSLSVLGWAYGEPAIETWNDCGHLSV; this is encoded by the coding sequence ATGGCACCGCGCATCCTGCTGGCCCGGCACGGACAGACCGAATGGTCGCTGTCCGGAAAGCACACCGGCAGGACCGACATCCCCCTCCTCGACGAGGGGCGGCGCGGCGCCAAGCTGCTGGGCGAGCGGCTGCACCGGCCGCCCCTGGACGGGCTCCGCGGTGTCGAGGTGCGCACCAGCCCGCTGGTCCGCGCGCGGGAGACCTGCGAACTCGCCGGTTTCGGGGACCGCGCCGACACCTGGGACGCGCTCATGGAGTGGGACTACGGCGCCTACGAGGGGATGACCCCGGCCGAGATCCAGGCGGTCCGGCCCGGCTGGTTCATCTGGCGCGACGGGGTCCCCGGGGGCGAGACCCTGGAACAGGTCACCGCGCGCGCGGACGAGGTCGTCTCCTGGGCCCGCTCCGCCGACCGTGACGTGCTGGTCTTCGCCCACGGCCACATCCTGCGGTCGATCGGCGCCCGCTGGCTCGGACTCCCGCTGGACTTCGCGGCCCGCGTCCGCCTGAACCCGACCTCGCTGTCGGTGCTCGGCTGGGCCTACGGCGAGCCGGCCATCGAGACGTGGAACGACTGCGGACACCTGAGCGTCTGA
- a CDS encoding DUF3824 domain-containing protein, whose product MASSTMTSSPSPRPPRPNLAFRRLRGPRSPGEFAALVRRAARDIGERVSCDARYIGRVEAGEIRCPNYAYERVFLHMFPGRTLTDLGFAPRSWVRGRGARGTDEALPEHPTSPSPASYETDEARGTYETPNPHHPTPYEPQPPYAAHDPHAPYDPHPGCDPYAPYEENGQNHEESDVQRRAFMTGGTATVAAASLGPFAVAFGNSAAAAERRVHRAGTSEAGALEEAVRKIRLLDDRHGADGLYRRAAAPLRTAYELLDAGTTRRATADRLYSGAGELAISVGWLAHDSGRFDDARSHYAEALATARTADDGGLEAHAFCNTAFLARDAGRPREAVRAAQAAQRAARPLGSPRLLSLLALREAGGWAGLADRRSCEQAMARAHALYERGPAETDPEWMTFYGEAELEGLEAQCWSMLGDWPRAARHARRAADLQDPHFTRNIALYTAELADDLARGGRPDEAAVAGLRVLELLSEVQSSRIQTMLAGTARVLLPHRRASGVSAFLDRHASLPRTA is encoded by the coding sequence ATGGCGTCGTCAACGATGACCTCGTCCCCGTCCCCCAGGCCACCCCGGCCGAATCTCGCCTTCAGGCGGTTGCGCGGCCCGCGCTCCCCCGGCGAGTTCGCCGCGCTGGTCCGGCGGGCCGCGCGCGACATCGGCGAGCGGGTGAGCTGCGACGCGCGCTACATCGGGCGCGTCGAGGCGGGCGAGATCCGCTGTCCCAACTACGCGTACGAGCGGGTGTTCCTGCACATGTTCCCCGGCCGCACGCTGACCGACCTGGGTTTCGCACCCCGCTCATGGGTACGCGGACGCGGGGCGCGGGGCACGGACGAGGCGCTCCCCGAGCACCCCACGAGCCCTTCGCCCGCCTCGTATGAGACGGACGAGGCACGAGGGACGTACGAGACGCCGAACCCGCATCACCCCACCCCCTACGAGCCGCAGCCCCCGTACGCCGCGCACGATCCGCACGCCCCGTACGACCCGCATCCCGGATGCGATCCGTACGCCCCGTACGAGGAAAACGGTCAGAACCACGAGGAGAGCGACGTGCAGCGTCGCGCATTCATGACGGGAGGCACCGCCACCGTGGCGGCGGCCTCACTCGGACCCTTCGCGGTGGCCTTCGGCAACAGCGCCGCGGCCGCCGAACGGCGGGTCCACCGCGCGGGAACCTCCGAGGCCGGCGCCCTGGAGGAGGCGGTCCGCAAGATCCGGCTGCTCGACGACCGGCACGGGGCCGACGGCCTGTACCGGCGCGCGGCGGCCCCGCTGCGCACCGCCTACGAGCTGCTCGACGCCGGCACCACCCGGCGGGCGACCGCCGACCGGCTGTACTCCGGCGCGGGAGAACTGGCCATCTCGGTGGGCTGGCTCGCCCACGACTCCGGGCGCTTCGACGACGCCCGCTCGCACTACGCGGAGGCGCTCGCGACCGCGCGGACGGCCGACGACGGGGGCCTCGAAGCGCACGCCTTCTGCAACACCGCGTTCCTCGCCCGTGACGCCGGCCGCCCGCGCGAGGCGGTGCGCGCGGCCCAGGCGGCCCAGCGCGCGGCCCGCCCCCTCGGCTCCCCCCGCCTGCTCTCGCTGCTCGCGCTGCGCGAGGCGGGCGGCTGGGCGGGACTCGCCGACCGCAGGAGCTGCGAGCAGGCGATGGCCCGTGCGCACGCCCTCTACGAGCGCGGCCCCGCCGAGACGGACCCCGAGTGGATGACGTTCTACGGGGAGGCCGAACTGGAGGGTCTGGAGGCGCAGTGCTGGTCGATGCTGGGCGACTGGCCCCGGGCGGCCCGGCACGCCCGCCGCGCGGCCGACCTCCAGGACCCGCACTTCACCCGCAACATCGCCCTCTACACCGCCGAGCTGGCCGACGACCTGGCGCGCGGCGGGCGGCCGGACGAGGCCGCCGTCGCCGGGCTGCGCGTCCTGGAGCTGCTGAGCGAGGTCCAGTCCTCCCGCATCCAGACCATGCTGGCGGGCACGGCCCGGGTCCTGCTCCCGCACCGCAGGGCCTCGGGCGTCTCGGCGTTCCTGGACCGCCACGCGAGCCTGCCGCGCACGGCGTGA
- a CDS encoding spermidine synthase: MARAKNQRSDDRRDTGRAARRGQAAEAVVETVDGGLAELLPDRDRARAWTLLIDGAPQSHVDLDDPSYLSFEYQRRLGHVIDLVAPTGKPVQAVHLGGGAFSLARYAAATRPRSTQQVVERDAALVRLVRRELPLDPNARIRVRSTDAREGLAKVPDGWADLVIADVFSGARTPAHLTSVEFVTEVRRALKASGVYAANLADGPPLAHLRGQIATVAAVFPELALIADPAVLRGKRFGNAVLVASGLPLPVAELTRRAASDPHPARVEHGRQLADFTGGAVPVTDAVAVASPAPPPSVFR, from the coding sequence ATGGCACGGGCGAAGAACCAGCGGTCGGACGACCGCCGCGACACGGGACGGGCCGCGCGGCGCGGTCAGGCGGCCGAGGCGGTCGTCGAGACCGTCGACGGCGGGCTCGCCGAGCTGCTGCCCGACCGGGACCGGGCGCGCGCCTGGACGCTGCTCATCGACGGCGCCCCGCAGTCCCACGTGGACCTCGACGACCCGTCCTACCTGAGCTTCGAGTACCAGCGCCGCCTCGGCCACGTCATCGACCTCGTCGCACCGACGGGCAAGCCCGTGCAGGCCGTGCACCTCGGCGGCGGAGCGTTCAGCCTCGCCCGCTACGCCGCCGCGACCCGCCCCCGGTCCACCCAGCAGGTCGTCGAGCGGGACGCCGCCCTCGTCCGACTGGTCCGCCGCGAGCTGCCGTTGGACCCGAACGCCCGGATCAGAGTGCGGTCCACGGACGCCCGCGAAGGTCTCGCCAAGGTGCCCGACGGCTGGGCCGACCTGGTCATAGCGGACGTCTTCAGCGGCGCGCGCACCCCGGCCCACCTCACGTCCGTCGAGTTCGTCACCGAGGTCCGCCGCGCTCTGAAGGCCTCCGGGGTCTACGCCGCGAACCTCGCCGACGGACCGCCGCTCGCCCACCTCCGCGGCCAGATCGCCACCGTGGCCGCCGTCTTCCCCGAACTCGCCCTGATCGCCGACCCGGCGGTGCTGCGCGGCAAACGCTTCGGCAACGCCGTCCTCGTCGCCTCCGGGCTGCCGCTCCCGGTCGCCGAACTCACCCGCCGCGCGGCCTCCGACCCGCACCCCGCGCGGGTCGAACACGGCAGGCAGCTCGCCGACTTCACGGGCGGCGCCGTGCCGGTCACCGACGCGGTGGCCGTGGCGTCACCGGCCCCGCCGCCCTCGGTCTTCCGCTGA
- a CDS encoding response regulator transcription factor: MASVLVVEDDQFVRSALIRHLTEAAHTVRSVGTALEALREVAHFSFDVVILDLGLPDLDGSEALKMLRGITDVPVIIATARDDETEIVRLLNDGADDYLTKPFSVEHLSARMAAVLRRSRTSTADAPPSTVIRVGGLAIDPLRRQAELDGVRLDLTRREFDLLAFLAGRPGVVVPRKELLAEVWQQAYGDDQTIDVHLSWLRRKLGETAARPRYLHTLRGVGVKLEPPRAERPL, translated from the coding sequence ATGGCAAGTGTGCTCGTGGTCGAGGACGACCAGTTCGTGCGCTCGGCCCTCATCCGGCATCTGACCGAGGCCGCACACACCGTGCGCAGCGTCGGTACGGCCCTGGAGGCGCTGCGCGAGGTCGCCCATTTCTCCTTCGACGTCGTGATCCTCGACCTCGGACTGCCCGATCTGGACGGGTCCGAGGCGCTGAAGATGCTGCGCGGCATCACCGACGTGCCGGTCATCATCGCCACCGCGCGGGACGACGAGACGGAGATCGTCCGCCTGCTGAACGACGGCGCGGACGACTACCTGACCAAGCCGTTCTCGGTCGAGCACCTGTCGGCGCGGATGGCCGCCGTGCTGCGCCGTTCCCGCACGAGCACGGCCGACGCCCCGCCGTCCACGGTCATCCGCGTCGGCGGCCTCGCCATCGACCCGCTGCGCCGCCAGGCCGAACTGGACGGCGTACGACTCGACCTCACCCGGCGCGAGTTCGACCTGCTCGCCTTCCTCGCCGGCCGCCCCGGCGTCGTCGTCCCGCGCAAGGAGCTGCTCGCCGAGGTGTGGCAGCAGGCGTACGGCGACGACCAGACCATCGACGTCCATCTGTCCTGGCTGCGCCGGAAGCTGGGCGAGACGGCGGCACGGCCGCGCTATCTGCACACCCTGCGCGGCGTCGGCGTGAAGCTGGAGCCGCCGAGAGCGGAGCGACCGCTGTGA
- a CDS encoding sensor histidine kinase, with protein MRWALVKVCVAVTTMVVVAFAVPLGLVIKEMARDRAFSNAEREAAAIAPALSITTDRDELDRVVASAGSDAGIGVHIPAADREPAVEIGKRRAAAEDIAMTRKLGRASTTEVAGGSTLLQPIAISSGEIAVVEVYVPEAEVSNGVGTAWAVLAAVGVALIIGSVAVADRLGIRMVQPAQRLVESAHELGEGKLGSRVPEEGPTELRLAAVAFNAMADQVVQLLANERELAADLSHRLRTPLTVLRLNTASLGDGPAAEQTRAAVEQLEREVDTIIRTARDAKPQTAAIGVGAGCDAAEVVRERMDFWSALAEDEGRKVRVAGVDRPVRIPVARADLAAALDALLGNVFRHTAEGTAFAVDVHNGEDAVIVLVSDAGPGIVDPEAAMARGRGSGNDGSTGLGLDIVRRLAESTGGDVRIGSSVLGGTEVRIWIQLDGRAPVRRGHRGTVRRRRRGAGVS; from the coding sequence GTGAGGTGGGCCCTGGTCAAGGTCTGCGTGGCGGTGACCACGATGGTCGTCGTCGCCTTCGCGGTGCCGCTCGGCCTGGTCATCAAGGAGATGGCACGCGACCGGGCGTTCTCGAACGCCGAGCGGGAGGCCGCCGCCATCGCGCCCGCCCTCTCCATCACCACCGACCGGGACGAGCTGGACCGCGTCGTCGCCTCGGCCGGCTCGGACGCGGGCATCGGCGTGCACATACCCGCCGCCGACCGGGAACCGGCGGTCGAGATCGGCAAGCGGCGTGCCGCCGCCGAGGACATCGCCATGACCCGCAAGCTCGGCCGGGCCTCCACCACGGAGGTGGCCGGCGGATCGACCCTGCTCCAGCCCATCGCCATCAGCTCGGGCGAGATCGCGGTCGTCGAGGTGTACGTCCCCGAGGCCGAGGTCAGCAACGGCGTGGGCACCGCCTGGGCGGTCCTCGCCGCGGTCGGCGTCGCGCTCATCATCGGCTCCGTGGCGGTCGCCGACCGGCTCGGCATCCGTATGGTCCAGCCCGCGCAGCGCCTGGTCGAGAGCGCGCACGAGCTGGGCGAGGGGAAGCTGGGCTCCCGGGTGCCCGAGGAAGGGCCCACCGAACTGCGGCTGGCCGCCGTCGCGTTCAACGCGATGGCCGACCAGGTCGTCCAACTCCTCGCCAACGAACGAGAGCTGGCCGCCGACCTCTCGCACCGGCTGCGCACCCCGCTGACCGTGCTCCGCCTCAACACCGCCTCGCTCGGCGACGGTCCGGCGGCCGAACAGACCCGGGCCGCCGTCGAGCAGCTGGAGCGCGAGGTCGACACGATCATCCGGACGGCCCGGGACGCCAAGCCGCAGACCGCGGCGATCGGAGTCGGCGCCGGCTGCGACGCGGCCGAAGTGGTCCGTGAGCGGATGGACTTCTGGTCGGCGCTCGCCGAGGACGAGGGCCGCAAGGTGCGCGTGGCCGGGGTGGACCGGCCGGTCCGCATCCCCGTGGCCCGCGCCGATCTCGCGGCCGCGCTCGACGCCCTCCTCGGCAACGTCTTCCGGCACACCGCCGAGGGCACGGCGTTCGCGGTCGACGTGCACAACGGCGAGGACGCGGTGATCGTGCTGGTCTCGGACGCGGGACCCGGCATCGTGGACCCCGAGGCCGCCATGGCGCGCGGCCGCGGCTCGGGCAACGACGGCTCGACCGGGCTCGGCCTGGACATCGTGCGCCGGCTCGCGGAGTCGACCGGCGGTGACGTACGGATCGGTTCCTCCGTGCTGGGCGGGACCGAGGTGCGCATCTGGATCCAGCTGGACGGCCGGGCGCCGGTCCGCCGCGGCCACCGGGGGACGGTCCGCCGCCGCAGGCGCGGCGCCGGCGTGAGCTGA
- a CDS encoding glycoside hydrolase family 18 protein encodes MSSTHRRKVSGRNKAIGGVVAAAVVGGGALLFTGSAQAASVGAAYTKTSDWSTGYTAQYVVTNDTAQAKKDWKLEFDLPSGNTLGSLWNATSKVSGQHVTVSPPSWDKDGLAPGATVTVGFVVNGTADPTGCLIDDARCSVDGGATPEPSGRPSESASPTASPVPTATASQSESPKPTATATTATPTQSSGSGSATTAGFAPYVDTSLYPAFDLVKAAEATGVKNYNLAFITDGGGCTPKWGGVSDLASDAVASQIGALRAKGGDVRVSFGGASGSELATTCSSADALAAAYGKAVDAYKLTKVDFDIEGGALPNTAANTTRAKAIAKLQQQHPGLDVSFTLPVMPEGLTQDGVNLLSNAKSNGVRITTVNIMAMDYGPAYSGDMGTYAEQAATATQAQIKGVLGLSDSAAWKAVAVTPMIGVNDVSSEVFKVDDAAQLVTFAQSKGLGWLSMWSATRDKQCAGGAKNSADPVCSSITQSDGAFSKAFGAYK; translated from the coding sequence ATGAGCAGTACGCACCGGCGCAAGGTCAGTGGCAGGAACAAGGCGATAGGCGGCGTGGTCGCCGCGGCCGTGGTAGGCGGCGGCGCCCTCCTGTTCACCGGCAGCGCGCAGGCGGCGAGCGTCGGCGCGGCGTACACGAAGACCAGCGACTGGTCGACCGGATACACCGCGCAGTACGTCGTCACCAACGACACCGCCCAGGCGAAGAAGGACTGGAAGCTGGAGTTCGACCTGCCCTCCGGCAACACGCTCGGCTCGCTGTGGAACGCCACGTCGAAGGTGAGCGGTCAGCACGTGACCGTGAGCCCCCCGTCCTGGGACAAGGACGGGCTGGCGCCCGGTGCGACCGTCACCGTCGGATTCGTCGTGAACGGCACCGCCGACCCGACCGGCTGTCTCATCGACGACGCCAGGTGTTCGGTGGACGGCGGCGCGACGCCCGAACCGAGCGGCCGCCCGAGCGAGTCCGCGAGCCCCACGGCGAGCCCCGTGCCGACCGCCACCGCTTCGCAGAGCGAGAGCCCGAAGCCCACCGCGACGGCCACCACCGCGACCCCCACCCAGAGCTCGGGCAGCGGCAGCGCCACGACGGCGGGCTTCGCGCCCTACGTCGACACCTCGCTCTACCCGGCCTTCGACCTCGTCAAGGCGGCCGAGGCCACCGGCGTGAAGAACTACAACCTCGCCTTCATCACCGACGGCGGCGGCTGCACCCCCAAGTGGGGCGGCGTCAGCGACCTCGCGAGCGACGCGGTGGCCTCCCAGATCGGCGCGCTGCGCGCCAAGGGCGGCGACGTCCGGGTCTCCTTCGGCGGCGCCTCCGGCTCCGAGCTGGCCACCACCTGCTCCTCGGCGGACGCGCTCGCCGCGGCGTACGGCAAGGCCGTCGACGCGTACAAGCTCACGAAGGTCGACTTCGACATCGAGGGCGGGGCGCTGCCGAACACGGCCGCGAACACCACCCGCGCGAAGGCCATCGCCAAGCTCCAGCAGCAGCACCCCGGCCTGGACGTCTCGTTCACCCTGCCGGTCATGCCCGAGGGCCTCACCCAGGACGGCGTGAACCTCCTCTCCAACGCCAAGTCGAACGGCGTGCGGATCACCACCGTGAACATCATGGCGATGGACTACGGCCCCGCGTACAGCGGTGACATGGGCACCTACGCCGAGCAGGCCGCCACCGCCACCCAGGCGCAGATCAAGGGGGTCCTCGGCCTCTCCGACAGCGCCGCGTGGAAGGCCGTCGCCGTCACCCCGATGATCGGCGTCAACGACGTCTCGTCCGAGGTCTTCAAGGTCGACGACGCCGCGCAGCTCGTGACGTTCGCGCAGTCGAAGGGCCTCGGCTGGCTCTCCATGTGGTCCGCGACCCGCGACAAGCAGTGCGCCGGCGGCGCCAAGAACTCCGCCGACCCGGTCTGCTCCTCCATCACGCAGAGCGACGGCGCCTTCTCGAAGGCCTTCGGGGCCTACAAGTAG